In the Brassica napus cultivar Da-Ae chromosome A7, Da-Ae, whole genome shotgun sequence genome, one interval contains:
- the LOC106358454 gene encoding dnaJ homolog subfamily C GRV2 isoform X2, whose product MKFVQVVVFRPLSSVSSLVRFAEEPQMFAIEFSDGCPVHVYSSISRDNLLAAILDVLQTEGQAPIPVLPRLTMPGHRIDPPCGRVSLISGPQNLVADMETSSLHLKHLAAAAKDAVAEGGSVPGCRARLWRRIREFNACIPYTGVPANMEVPEVTLMALITMLPSTPNLPLDAPPLPAPSPKAAATVIGFVACLRRLLSSRTAASHIMSFPAAVNRIMGLLRNGSEGVAAEAAGLVTSLIGGGSADLSTAPDSRGEKHATIMHTKSVLFAQQGYVTILVNRLRPTSVSPLFSMAIVEVFEAMVCDPHGETTQYTVFVEMLRQVAALRRRLFSLFAHPAESVREIIAVIMRTIAEEDAIAAESMRDAALRDGALLRHLLNAFSLPANERRDVSRQLVALWADSYQPALDLLSRVLPPGLVAYLHTRPDDVLDDANQEGSSTNRRHKRLLQQRRGRIARGTGAQDFPLPLGNSVETKDAAKADNFQRPAVETSSETSNPQASSFPGADSTTAGVSQNGYPAFTSNSTNANGNEQHDTSSSNLVGSEPNLHGIQNPVLPAPAQVIVESTPVGSGKLLLNWRELWRAFGLDHNRADLIWNERTRQELREALKAEVRNLDVEKERTEDISPGYVAVESTTGQETIPRISWNYSEFSVSYPSLSKEVCVGQYYLRLLLESGSAGKAHDFPLRDPVAFFRALYHRFQCDADMGLTVGGAVPDELGPSGDWCDLSRLDGFGGGGGASVRELCARAMSIVYEQHYSLIGPFEGTAHITGLIDRTDDRALRHRLILLLKALVKVLLNVEGCVVVGGCVLAVDLLTVVHENSERTPIPLQSNLIAATAFMEPPKEWMYIDKGGAEVGPVEKDVIRSLWSKKEIDWTTKCRAFGMSDWKKLRDIRELRWAVAVRVPVLTPTQVGEAALSILHSMVSAHSDLDDAGEIVTPTPRVKRILSSTRCLPHIAQAILSGEPAIVEASAALLKDVVTRNPKAMIRLYNTGAFYFALAYPGSNLYSIAQLFSVTHVHQAFHGGEEATVSSSLPLAKRSVLGGLLPESLLYVLERSGPAAFAAAMVSDSDTPEIIWTHKMRAEHLICQVLQHLGDYPQKLSQHCHFLYDYAPMPPVTYPELRDEMWCHRYYLRNLCNDIRFPNWPIVEHVEFLQSLLVMWREELTRKPMDLSEEEACKILEISLNDVSSDDLNGRGQVELNETSNISKQIQNLDEDKLKRQYRKLAMKYHPDKNPEGREKFLAVQKAYECLQATMQGLQGPQPWRLLLLLKAQCILYRRYGHVLQPFKYAGYPMLLDAVTVDKEDNNFLSDDRAPLLVAASELVSLTCAASSLNGEELVRDGGVQLLSSLLTRCMCVVQPTTSQHEPAAIIVTNIMRTFAVISRFEGARARILELSSLIEDIVHCTELELVPAAVNAALQSIANVSVFPELQQGLLRAGALWYILPLLLQYDSTAEESNSVESHGVGVSIQIAKNEHAVQASQALSRLSGLCADEVLTPYNATAADVLRALLTPKLASLLKDESAKDLLTKLNTNLETPEIIWNSATRSELLDFVDQQRACQGPDGSYDLKTAQSFAYEALAKEVYIGNVYLKVYNDQPDSEISEPEVFCNALIDFISSLVHTELPSVSEDQNLIEDSSSSIETPELESTVAEPSLVEGHSDHQTSAEGMKMEGKSLIDNLQLALTALQNLLTKYPDLASVFSSKERLLPLFECFSVPIASETDIPKLCLNVLSRLTAYAPCLETMVSDGSSLLLLLQMLHSAPSFREGALHVLYALASTPELAWAAAKHGGVVYILELLLPLQKEIPIQQRAAAASLLGKLVAQPMHGPRVAIALVRFLPDGLVSIIRDGPGEAVVHALERTTETPELVWTPAMAASLSAQIATMASDLHLEQQKGSVIEWDVPEQSPGQPGMRDEPQVSGIYVRLFLKDPKFPLRNPKGFLEGLLEQYLSAMAATHYEQHPVDPELPLLLSAALVSLLRVHPGLADHVGTLGYVPKLVAAVAHEGRRETMSRGEVKDEEIGSDGAQETGEPSALPGQTPQERVRLSCLRVLHQLAASTTCAEAMAATSAGNAQVVPLLMKAIGWLGGSILALETLKRVVVAGNRARDALVAQGLKVGLIEVLLGLLDWRTGGRYGLSSHMKWNESEASIGRVLAVEVLHGFATEGAHCSKVREILDASEVWSAYKDQKHDLFLPSNTQSAAGVAGFIESSSNNSLTYALTAPPSSSSSP is encoded by the exons ATGAA ATTTGTGCAGGTTGTTGTCTTTCGTCCTCTATCTTCAGTAAGTTCACTTGTCCGGTTCGCAGAGGAGCCCCAAATGTTTGCTATCGAGTTCAGTGATGGATGTCCAGTACAT GTCTACTCGAGCATATCCCGAGACAACCTACTTGCAGCAATTCTTGATGTTCTGCAAACAGAA GGACAAGCCCCGATACCAGTATTACCAAGGCTTACCATGCCAGGACATCGGATTGATCCTCCTTGTGGAAGAGTTAGTTTGATCTCTGGACCACAAAATCTTGTTGCTGATATGGAAACTAGCTCTCTACATCTGAAACATTTAGCTGCTGCTGCGAAAGATGCAGTTGCCGAAGGTGGATCGGTTCCTGGTTGTAGGGCTAGACTATGGCGTAGAATAAGGGAGTTCAATGCTTGTATACCGTATACAGGTGTGCCGGCCAATATGGAAGTCCCTGAGGTGACTTTGATGGCATTGATCACAATGCTCCCATCAACTCCAAATCTCCCTCTTGACGCCCCTCCTTTGCCAGCTCCTTCACCTAAAGCAGCAGCAACTGTCATTGGCTTTGTTGCATGTTTGCGTAGGTTGTTGTCCTCCAGGACTGCAGCATCCCATATTATGTCTTTTCCTGCTGCTGTTAATAGGATAATGGGTTTACTTAGGAACGGTTCTGAAGGCGTGGCTGCTGAAGCTGCCGGGCTTGTTACATCCCTTATAGGTGGTGGGTCAGCAGATCTAAGTACTGCACCAGATTCCCGAGGAGAAAAACATGCGACTATCATGCATACCAAGTCGGTTTTGTTTGCCCAACAGGGTTATGTAACGATCCTGGTTAATCGATTGAGGCCCACATCAGTCTCACCTTTGTTTTCGATGGCGATTGTTGAAGTATTTGAGGCTATGGTTTGTGATCCACATGGAGAGACTACCCAATACACTGTTTTTGTAGAAATGCTACGCCAAGTAGCTGCCCTACGACGCCGTTTATTTTCACTCTTTGCGCATCCTGCTGAAAGTGTTAGGGAAATCATTGCTGTTATAATGCGTACAATAGCCGAAGAAGATGCAATTGCTGCAGAGTCAATGCGTGATGCTGCTTTGCGCGATGGTGCTTTGTTGAGACATTTATTGAATGCATTTTCGCTTCCTGCCAATGAACGCCGTGATGTTAGTAGGCAGCTTGTTGCACTCTGGGCAGATTCTTACCAACCAGCTTTGGATCTACTGTCTCGAGTACTGCCACCCGGGCTTGTTGCATATCTGCATACACGTCCTGATGATGTTCTCGACGATGCAAATCAAGAAGGATCATCAACGAATAGGCGGCATAAAAGATTACTTCAGCAGAGAAGAGGTCGCATAGCAAGGGGAACGGGTGCTCAAGATTTTCCTCTTCCCCTTGGTAACAGTGTTGAGACTAAAGATGCAGCAAAGGCCGATAATTTTCAAAGGCCCGCTGTAGAAACTTCCTCCGAAACTTCGAATCCGCAGGCCTCTTCTTTTCCAGGTGCTGACAGTACTACAGCAGGGGTTTCACAAAATGGGTATCCAGCATTTACTTCAAATTCAACAAATGCAAATGGGAATGAGCAGCATGATACAAGTTCATCCAATCTGGTTGGTTCTGAACCAAACTTGCATGGTATCCAGAATCCAGTTCTTCCAGCACCTGCTCAAGTTATTGTAGAAAGTACACCTGTAGGTTCGGGAAAGCTACTTCTAAATTGGCGTGAGCTTTGGCGAGCCTTTGGCCTTGACCATAATCGTGCAGATCTCATCTGGAATGAGCGTACAAGGCAAGAATTAAGGGAAGCTTTGAAGGCTGAGGTTCGCAACCTAGACGTCGAGAAAGAGCGCACCGAAGATATTTCCCCAGGATATGTGGCTGTGGAGTCCACAACTGGCCAGGAGACTATCCCACGTATATCTTGGAACTATTCCGAGTTCTCTGTTAGTTATCCTAGCTTGTCTAAAGAAGTTTGTGTTGGTCAATATTATCTCCGCTTATTGCTTGAGAGTGGGAGCGCTGGCAAGGCACACGATTTCCCTCTCCGTGATCCAGTTGCTTTTTTCAGGGCACTCTATCATCGGTTTCAATGTGATGCTGATATGGGGCTTACTGTTGGTGGCGCTGTTCCAGATGAATTGGGTCCATCAGGCGATTGGTGTGATCTGAGTCGGCTTGATGGTTTTGGTGGAGGGGGAGGAGCGTCTGTTAGGGAACTTTGTGCAAGAGCGATGTCCATTGTCTATGAGCAACATTACAGCCTAATAGGTCCTTTTGAAGGCACTGCACATATTACAGGACTTATAGATAGGACAGATGATAGAGCATTGAGGCATCGCCTGATTCTTCTCTTGAAG GCTTTAGTGAAGGTCTTGTTAAACGTCGAAGGTTGTGTTGTTGTTGGTGGTTGTGTCCTAGCTGTAGATCTGCTGACGGTGGTTCATGAAAACTCGGAAAGGACTCCTATTCCATTACAGTCAAATTTAATTGCTGCTACTGCATTTATGGAACCACCTAAGGAATGGATGTACATTGACAAAGGTGGTGCAGAAGTTGGACCTGTTGAGAAAGACGTCATCAGAAGCTTATGGTCTAAAAAAGAGATTGACTGGACGACAAAGTGTCGGGCTTTTGGAATGTCAGACTGGAAGAAATTGCGTGATATCCGTGAACTTAGGTGGGCAGTAGCTGTCCGAGTTCCAGTCCTCACACCCACACAG GTAGGGGAGGCTGCATTGTCCATATTGCATAGCATGGTTTCGGCTCATTCAGATTTGGATGACGCAGGAGAGATTGTAACTCCAACACCAAGAGTAAAACGTATCTTGTCTAGCACACGGTGTCTTCCTCACATTGCTCAG GCTATTCTTTCTGGGGAACCAGCTATTGTGGAAGCCAGCGCTGCTCTTTTGAAAGATGTTGTTACCAGAAACCCTAAAGCGATGATACGCCTATACAACACCGGTGCCTTTTACTTTGCCCTTGCTTACCCTGGATCCAACCTATATTCAATCGCACAACTCTTCTCGGTCACCCATGTGCATCAAGCATTTCATGGTGGGGAAGAAGCTACTGTTTCCTCCTCACTGCCCCTTGCTAAGAGAAGCGTATTGGGTGGTCTTCTCCCCGAGTCCTTATTATATGTGTTAGAGCGTAGTGGACCGGCTGCGTTTGCAGCTGCCATGGTCTCTGATTCCGATACTCCTGAGATTATATGGACACATAAAATGAGAGCAGAACATCTTATATGTCag GTTTTGCAGCATCTTGGTGACTATCCCCAGAAACTGTCACAGCACTGCCACTTTCTGTATGATTATGCTCCCATGCCACCTGTTACATACCCAGAACTTAGAGATGAGATGTGGTGTCATCGTTATTATCTCAGAAATTTATGCAATGATATTCGATTTCCAAATTGGCCAATTGTTGAACATGTTGAGTTTCTACAATCATTACTCGTGATGTGGCGCGAAGAGTTGACAAGGAAACCCATGGATCtttctgaagaagaagcttgcAAAATTCTGGAAATATCCCTGaatgatgtttcaagtgatgacCTAAACGGGAGGGGTCAAGTTGAGTTAAATGAGACTTCTAATATATCCAAACAGATCCAAAACCTTGATGAAGATAAACTGAAGCGCCAGTATAGGAAACTTGCGATGAAGTATCATCCTGATAAGAATCCAGAAGGAAGAGAAAAGTTTCTGGCCGTTCAAAAAGCTTATGAATGCCTACAG GCAACAATGCAAGGACTGCAAGGTCCTCAACCTTGGAGGTTGCTGCTTTTACTGAAAGCGCAGTGCATCTTATATCGGCGTTACGGACATGTGTTGCAGCCTTTCAAATATGCTGGCTACCCAATGTTACTTGATGCAGTTACAGTGGACAAGGAGGATAACAACTTTCTGTCTGACGATAGAGCCCCTCTCCTTGTTGCAGCATCTGAGCTTGTTTCATTAAc CTGTGCTGCATCTTCATTGAATGGTGAAGAACTAGTGAGAGATGGTGGTGTGCAGCTTCTTTCGAGTCTTCTTACCCGCTGCATGTGTGTGGTTCAGCCAACAACTTCACAACACGAACCAGCTGCAATCATTGTCACAAATATAATGCGTACATTCGCTGTAATAAGTCGGTTTGAGGGTGCAAGGGCTAGAATTCTAGAGTTATCCAGTCTGATTGAAGACATTGTGCACTGCACGGAATTAGAACTTGTGCCTGCAGCCGTAAATGCTGCTCTTCAGTCTATTGCCAATGTTTCCGTCTTCCCCGAGCTTCAGCAGGGTCTGCTAAGGGCCGGTGCCTTATG GTACATTCTCCCATTACTACTACAGTACGACTCTACTGCAGAGGAATCAAATTCCGTCGAGTCTCACGGGGTTGGAGTTAGCATTCAAATCGCCAAGAATGAGCATGCCGTACAAGCATCACAAGCCCTATCAAGGCTTAGTGGACTGTGTGCAGATGAGGTTTTGACACCTTACAATGCAACTGCGGCTGATGTTCTCAGAGCATTGCTGACTCCAAAGCTTGCTAGTTTGTTGAAAGATGAAAGTGCCAAAGATTTGTTAACCAAACTTAACACAAATTTGGAGACACCAGAG ATAATCTGGAACTCTGCAACTCGATCAGAGCTTTTAGATTTTGTGGATCAGCAACGTGCCTGCCAGGGCCCTGATGGTTCATATGATCTGAAAACTGCACAATCTTTTGCATATGAGGCACTGGCAAAAGAGGTCTATATTGGCAATGTTTACTTGAAGGTCTATAATGATCAACCCGACTCAGAAATCAGTGAACCAGAAGTATTCTGCAATGCTCTAATCGACTTTATATCATCGTTAGTGCATACTGAGTTGCCCTCGGTTTCTGAGGACCAAAACTTGATTGAGGACAGCAGCTCATCTATTGAAACTCCGGAACTTGAAAGTACTGTCGCAGAACCCTCACTGGTTGAAGGACATTCCGATCATCAAACGTCAGCTGAGGGAATGAAAATGGAAGGGAAATCTCTGATTGATAACCTCCAATTAGCTTTAACAGCTCTTCAG aACTTGCTTACAAAGTATCCAGATCTGGCTTCAGTGTTTTCGTCTAAGGAGAGATTATTACCGCTCTTTGAATGTTTTTCAGTACCCATTGCATCAGAAACTGATATTCCAAAACTGTGTCTGAATGTTCTATCTCGTCTTACGGCTTATGCTCCTTGCTTGGAGACAATGGTATCTGATGGATCtagtcttcttctcctcttgcAAATGCTTCATTCTGCACCTTCTTTTCGCGAGGGTGCTCTCCATGTTCTTTATGCTCTGGCAAGCACACCGGAACTTGCTTGGGCTGCTGCAAAACATGGTGGTGTAGTATACATTCTGGAACTTTTATTGCCTTTGCAAA AAGAAATTCCCATTCAGCAAAGAGCTGCAGCGGCTTCTTTGTTAGGGAAGCTTGTCGCACAACCAATGCATGGGCCTAGAGTTGCTATCGCGCTAGTGAGATTTCTTCCAGACGGTCTTGTATCCATCATCCGTGATGGACCGGGAGAGGCTGTTGTACATGCTCTTGAGCGGACCACAGAGACTCCAGAACTTGTGTGGACACCAGCAATGGCTGCATCCTTATCTGCACAGATTGCGACCATGGCATCTGACCTTCATCTTGAACAACAGAAGGGTTCTGTAATTGAATGGGATGTACCCGAGCAATCACCTGGTCAACCAGGAATGAGAGACGAGCCACAG GTTAGTGGAATCTATGTCAGGCTTTTCTTAAAAGATCCCAAATTTCCTTTGAGAAATCCAAAAGGATTCTTGGAAGGACTGCTGGAGCAGTATTTGTCAGCGATGGCGGCAACACATTATGAACAACATCCTGTTGACCCTGAGctccctctccttctctctgCTGCATTGGTTTCTTTGTTGCGCGTGCATCCTGGACTTGCAGATCACGTAGGAACTCTCGGGTATGTCCCCAAACTTGTCGCTGCTGTGGCGCATGAGGGCAGGAGGGAGACGATGTCTAGAGGAGAAGTGAAGGATGAAGAAATCGGCTCTGATGGAGCGCAAGAGACTGGCGAGCCCTCAGCACTACCTGGGCAAACTCCTCAAGAACGTGTGCGACTTAGCTGCTTACGTGTTCTACATCAACTAGCCGCTAGTACCACCTGTGCGGAAGCAATGGCTGCAACTAGTGCTGGGAATGCCCAG GTGGTTCCACTTCTGATGAAAGCAATAGGATGGCTTGGTGGGAGCATTTTAGCACTTGAGACACTTAAGCGTGTTGTTGTTGCCGGAAATCGGGCAAGAGATGCACTTGTTGCGCAGGGTCTAAA GGTTGGTCTTATTGAGGTACTTCTTGGGCTGCTTGACTGGAGGACGGGGGGAAGGTATGGGCTCAGCTCTCACATGAAATGGAATGAATCGGAAGCATCTATCGGGCGGGTGCTTGCTGTTGAG GTGCTGCATGGTTTTGCAACAGAAGGGGCCCATTGCTCAAAAGTGCGTGAGATACTTGACGCTTCGGAA GTGTGGAGTGCATATAAAGACCAAAAGCACGATCTCTTCCTCCCATCGAACACGCAGTCAGCGGCTGGAGTGGCTGGCTTTATCGAGAGCTCATCCAACAACAGTCTCACTTACGCCCTTACTGctccaccttcttcttcttcgtcaccTTGA